A part of Rhizobium etli CFN 42 genomic DNA contains:
- the nifS gene encoding cysteine desulfurase NifS, whose product MRAIYLDNNATTRVDPEVVEAMLPFFADQFGNPSSTHAFGSSIREAVRKARRQLQALIGAEFDHEIVFTSGGTESDNAAILSALEVMPERTEIVTSAVEHSAVLTLCGHLEKTRGIKVHRIPVDRHGRLDLDAYETALTHRVAIASIMWANNETGTIFPVAKLAEMAKRIGALFHTDAVQAVGKVPMDLQPTAIDMLSLSGHKFHGPKGIGALYLRRGLSFSSLIKGGHQERDRRAGTENTAGIVGLGKAAELALKSIDDESTRLKSLRDRLENGIVQRVPGAFVTGDRLKRLPNTANIAFQRVEGDSMLLLLNRYGIACSSGSACSSGSLEPSHVLRAMDIPHAMAHGTIRFSFSRDNCDEDVDRVLEVLPGIVERLRSQSRSGHVADTSSRVRSGE is encoded by the coding sequence ATGAGAGCGATCTATCTCGACAATAATGCAACGACCAGAGTCGATCCTGAAGTGGTTGAAGCCATGCTGCCGTTCTTTGCGGATCAGTTTGGAAACCCTTCGTCGACGCACGCTTTTGGCTCCTCCATCCGCGAGGCGGTGAGGAAGGCGCGCCGGCAATTGCAAGCGCTGATCGGCGCCGAGTTCGATCATGAGATCGTGTTCACCTCGGGGGGGACGGAAAGCGACAATGCGGCGATCCTTTCGGCGCTGGAGGTGATGCCTGAGCGCACAGAGATCGTGACTTCCGCAGTCGAGCATTCAGCGGTGCTGACACTCTGCGGCCATCTGGAGAAGACGCGCGGCATTAAGGTACACAGGATCCCAGTGGATCGACATGGACGTCTCGATCTTGACGCCTATGAGACCGCCCTCACTCATCGTGTAGCGATTGCTTCGATCATGTGGGCGAACAACGAGACGGGAACCATTTTCCCGGTCGCTAAGCTTGCCGAGATGGCCAAGAGAATCGGTGCACTTTTCCACACCGACGCGGTCCAGGCGGTCGGCAAGGTTCCAATGGACCTCCAACCTACTGCAATCGACATGCTTTCGTTGTCCGGACACAAATTCCATGGACCAAAAGGCATTGGTGCACTCTATCTCAGGCGGGGCTTATCTTTCTCCTCACTGATCAAGGGAGGTCATCAGGAGCGCGACCGACGCGCAGGGACAGAAAATACGGCCGGGATTGTCGGTTTAGGCAAGGCTGCCGAACTCGCCCTGAAATCAATAGACGACGAGAGCACCCGATTAAAGTCGCTCCGAGATCGATTGGAGAACGGCATTGTCCAGCGTGTTCCAGGCGCCTTCGTAACCGGCGATAGGCTTAAGAGGTTGCCGAACACGGCGAACATCGCCTTTCAACGTGTCGAAGGAGACAGTATGCTCCTTCTTCTCAACCGCTATGGCATCGCCTGCTCTTCCGGCTCTGCTTGCTCCTCCGGTTCGCTGGAGCCGAGCCATGTCTTGAGGGCAATGGATATCCCTCATGCTATGGCGCACGGAACAATCCGCTTCTCGTTCTCGCGCGATAACTGTGACGAGGATGTCGACCGGGTGCTCGAAGTTTTACCGGGCATCGTTGAA